ATAGGTTCAGATCCAACCGCAGAGAGCATTACAAGAGAGCAAAATAGACATCGACAGATATTTAAAAGGATTAGGAAATTGTTGTTTTCATGAAGATCCATACGTTGTTAGTTTGTATGTATGATTTGAAGACCTAGGTAACTTTGATGAAATAAGAACCCCGCGATCATTTAGCATAATTTTTATTCTTTGTTGTGTTTATAAATAGTAGATAGCTTGAAGATGAAGCTGCAGAAACTGAAGATACCTTATGTTGAAAATTTGAGTATTGTATATCAGGtttattgttttggttgttgaGGTAAATGTGATCTATATCTGAAATTTAATAGGTGTTTAAGATTTGGGAAACTTATGGTATTGTGGTGAATATTTTGGATTAATTTGCATATCTTGGCCCATTTTAGGTAAACCTTGTGGGTTACTGACCTTATCAACAGGAAATCCTGTCTGCCAAAGAGCGATTGATTAGTGCCCACCAATCGGTTCTTCACCTTAGCTGACTATCACGTATGGGGAAATAACTGATACAAGAATAATTGAATTGTTTCCAGCAGAGTTATTTCTTGGAGAACAAAAGATAAAGCTGATATGATATTTTTGATGTAGATTTCTACATTTCATACCCTTTCCTGCCATGTCTGTGGCCTATAGAAATCCATAAATAATACCTACGCGGCAATAGACTATAAGTGAAAGGAAATAGTCCACGGAAAAAGATAAGGATCCATTTTCAGAAACGTCAGTAATTGAATGAAAAAACTTCAGATTATCTGAAAATGTAAATGATGACACCCACGTATGAACTATTTCCATTTCATCCCCTTATAAAAGCTTGGATTGAGAAGCTATAGACATACACAAAAATAAATGAAAGTTTAGTTTATTAATTCATTGGGAAATAAGCTTGGATTGAAAAGTATTTATCTAAATCGTTATACGAAGAAAATCAGATACAATCTTGCGCTTTATCAAAGGTTGCGAATAAGCTTAAAGCGCAAAGATCCTCCTTCAATTGAGGTGCGGGGGTTTCTCCTTTTTCTGCAATTGTATTCATATTCGCAACTTTTACATTTTGTGATGatctaaaacaaaaataaaaagatagatTATCATAGATTCAAAGTACACATCCTTGATGGAAAACATGGCGAGCTCCTCCAGTAGTTACCATGCAGTCTCAGCATCTCCGTTGCCTTCCACTTTGTTTTGGGCGTGCAGTCGGCCTGCAGGAGCATCAACAACTTTATCACGGTGCCGACCTCCAACATCTCCTTTAAAATACGCTCTGACGGACAGAATCGGCAAAGCGACCAAAGGATCCCTACAGCTTTCTCAGTTGCCGATTGTGATACTCGCAACATTTTCTTAGAGATCGCAGGGATGCCCATGGCGTGATCGGCCATTGCAACCCTTCCTTCGGAGCATCTGCATAACACGTCGAGAAGACATAACATTCTCTCGCAGCTGCTCTTCCTCTCCGCCGTCTGCTCGGGAAGCGATTCGATCAAGATGGAGACTGCCCCTGCCTCGACAGCTTTCATTCTGCTCCGCTGGCTGTTGATAGCCATTGCGGTTAGCACTTGCAGGGCGGCCACTGTAGCTTTCTGACACACCTCCTCCGTCACCAGCTCTAGCAGCCCTTCCATTAAATCATCGTTGCCGTTCATTACAAATTGTTCTACGCTTTTCATTGACGCTTTCTGTAAGAGCATGGCGGCATAAAGGCGAGAGTTGGAGGTGCCCCTCTTAAGAATAGAACCAAGCGAAGCCAGGCATCTGGGGGTGACAAGCGGATCTAAGGCCTCGTCCGGCAAGTGAAGAGAATGGAGAATCCGCAAGGCTTCTTCGCATGCAACCGCGACATCGCAGCAGCATCCGGTTTCGTCGGCTTCTGCGGATTGGCTTTCAATGATGGAAATCAAGGCAGCCGGTGCTTTCGATGAAGCGATGCACCGTTTGTTGGTGTCGTTCTTGTCTGCCAGTGCCCTCAGTCTTTTCAAGGCCTTCAAAAGAAAGGGCGGCGATGGGCAGGCTTCGATGTCTCGCAGCAATCCGTTGAGGTGTTTGGTATCGAGGGGATCGTCGGGTGGCGTGATGCGTGGGACGCCCATGGAGGAGTTGGCGATGCTCCACTGCTGAATGAGGCGGCGGAGGGTGTGGTTGGGTGTGAGCTGCCGGTTGTGGAGGACTTGCATTGTTGCGGGGCAAGTGTTCTTCCGCAACTTATATATCCATTTCTCAATGCTCTCCCTTTCGTAGGTGACGCCCGTGCAGACGGTTACAGGATCCCGCATGATTTGCATGGATATTGAACACACAAAATACGAGGGGACTTCGGCCTCCTGATCCATTCTCACTGCAAACTATATTAATGTCTACTTGTTTCTTCTTACAGGGCTGTGAAATACCTCAGCAATGAATTGAGTTTATGAGTTCGGGAGAGATCAATGGATGAAGATTTTCATACGAAGCAAAGATATAAAAGGGAGGAAGACGGTGGAAGATTTGTGAGGAGGATTCAGTGGTGTTTGGAGAGTTAATATGTGCATTAAAGTCTATCCGGGTGCCCTTTATAAATAGAGTCATCCTTCCTATTGCAAATTTGAAGTGGTTGCTAAAGAGTCAAATCTTGCTTATTTTGTGACGCTCACACAACCTACCAATTCAACGGCTGCTACACATAGCTTGTCATAGTTGTTATATTCGTGGAATAACTTAGGCCGCCCACTAAGCTTGTTGCTTGTCGCTATTAccgtgaaaaataatcaatgagaAAATGGacgacttaaaaaaaaaaaaaagtaaaaagaaattgttTGACCATGAATTAATATTTTTGGTCAGAGGATTCAGTTGGAATAGTAGGATGGATCTGAACTTTTCCGTCGTACTAGAAACATTTTGAATGCGACAAAACTACCGCCTTATTCTTTTTCATTGGTGACTTAATACTGATATACATATTTTATCAATTTTATAGGTGACTTATACTGCTATTTATATTTTATCAATTCTTTAGGTGACTTAtactgctatatatatatatattttatgaaaGAAGACATTTTTAGAGATGTTCGGTAGTTAGTATTTGTTATTAGAATAGTGTAATTAATAgattttttcttgttttgataagTAGGAAATGTATATTGTTGTTCTTGAAGAGTGTTTCTAATATGTTtgaatttatattatatttatgcaGAAATATTGGTGTTTCTAATATGTTtcatttatattatattcattCATAATATGTTATAGTTTGTGATGCATATTAGATATTGTGTAAAAGAGTTTAGGAATGAACGACATTTATGTTAAAATGAGTTTTAAGTTTGTATATGTTATTAAAAAATTGAACtaatatattttttcttattttgttAAGTAGGAAATGCACATTGTTGATCTTGAGGAGCGTTTccaataaatttgaatttaaattgtatcgattaataaaataaaattaatcttaaaagtTATATATTGTATTAATTACTAAAATAGTTACATATCTACTTAACATATCCCTTACATACTTGATCATCCATTCCCCTATTCGTACTCTCCTAATCCACTTCAAAATTTGCAAACAGTTTCTAGACTTTCAACTATTTACCTACCCCTTTAAACATTGTTATAGATTTCCTTTCCTCCATGACAAGCTAGATACATATATTAAGGGGTCATACAAatacaaaaatcttgactatttggAAGATTCTCCTTTGGTGAAACCTCTACTAAGCCAATAATCCTCCTTTCTAAATTATGACTTCACCAAGTGTTCTTCTTCATTCCatcctcttcctcttgatcttgtaAAGCAACCTCTCTATCTTTGAGGTATTCCTTAATATGCCTCCATCCATCCTTTGCTTTAGCTCTTCTTGCTTCGTGATCATCATTTACTCCCCATATTAGAAAAGGTCTGAAAGGTGACTCAAACTCAGCCGCATGCATCCATGTGCTTCATTCGCTCCTCTGTTACTACCCCTTTGAATGCTCCTTGTAGCTTGGCAACCTCGAAAGAAAATTTGGCCTGCATATATGTTCTGTCTGCACCCTCTACTATTTTCCTTCCCTCTAAATCTCTACTTGCCTCTCTGTCTCCTTCCTTACTCCTTCGATTTAGAGTTTGGAATGGATTTGGACCATTTtaatccattcatctttctttGATTGATGCACTCCTTAGGTTGAGGTGTTCGAGACCGATGACGTTGAAGTTAGTTTGCCAATATGCATAGACGACTTCTTCCTCTGCCATTTcacattgtagacgtataaatctaaccatttgattaaataaatattcaatgtttATTTATTCCATTAAATcaattcctttattaattaaatcatatttaattaattctccccccacattcttctattgattaaataaattattcaatttatttaatttaatccaatTGACCacattctaacctttaattaaataaagcatttttatttaattaaatccccatttcctatttagttaaatttacatttaatttaaatctttctcctatttaaataaatcaaatttatttaaaaatcctttcaatgcaagttgtaaccactttttgaaataaatcattttatttcaaaattaaatccaaaaatatcctcccacttgcatatctaatcccccttctagattcttctaaaccatcctaattaacctaattacctcttaaacatttgcacattccttaagggagggtcacttctcaaaaatccccaaagtcttcataaaccattaaaggttttatgtcttcaacaagctaacctccaaagtcttcaataaccattaacgATTAACTCAaacttgacccttggttagagattttctctctaacttaacccttctctaacccatgggtctctttaagaattcatttctttgaccatggttatccattaactctttcacaagagtttatcctttggacaaaaggattatccaataactcaaccctaaccttaccccctagggtgaccaccatgtcttctcaggcatttaatgcctcttctatctcctctcaagccttctcatggtgacacttgtcaacatgagattgggttgaaagtatcaCAGGGATTCAGGATCATTCAAtactagcccttgttaagattattgaatcttaaccatcgaattgcccatttcttctataaatagggctCATTTCTCTCATTATTCATATCCAGGTTTCATATATCTAGATTATAGTCTactttcatcaagcatttgtaTCTCTTTGAAAATTAGTAttttaatcatttaggagcatatTAACATAGCATTTTAATAATGAATCATGTTATCATAGcttgttagtttctttatcatatcattatcttcatcataaCACAACTAATCATATCTGAGTAAGCttatcatatcatatagatcttagctGCATCTTGTATATAgatcattttcatccattatcactcgttcttggagttgtcatttcaAAAGTAagttgctcaatgatttgagagaaaccattgacttgaggaatcctatgagcTACAGAACAATGAGACACACCTTGGAGGATTAgcttatttaattagtttatgcttAGTTAATCTTTATATTCAAAAGTTTCATTGGTGTGTCAGTTTctagttttttaaattatttagCTCATTAAACTAAAATCTTGCATACACACACCAATGAAAGACTATGCCTTACAAACCCTCATCCATCACTTCATCCTCACTATCAACATCCTCATCAATTGGGAAAGGGATATTATCTTTCTCGTGCTACAACCGAATTACATCCACCCTATCAAGTCCACACCCCCAATTCGAAGCTCTATCCACAAGTACATTTCCTTCCCTTAGAATATGGGATAATTTAAAATATTGGAATTATTAAAAGAGGTTCAAAAT
The nucleotide sequence above comes from Cryptomeria japonica chromosome 11, Sugi_1.0, whole genome shotgun sequence. Encoded proteins:
- the LOC131038181 gene encoding E3 ubiquitin-protein ligase PUB23-like, which encodes MDQEAEVPSYFVCSISMQIMRDPVTVCTGVTYERESIEKWIYKLRKNTCPATMQVLHNRQLTPNHTLRRLIQQWSIANSSMGVPRITPPDDPLDTKHLNGLLRDIEACPSPPFLLKALKRLRALADKNDTNKRCIASSKAPAALISIIESQSAEADETGCCCDVAVACEEALRILHSLHLPDEALDPLVTPRCLASLGSILKRGTSNSRLYAAMLLQKASMKSVEQFVMNGNDDLMEGLLELVTEEVCQKATVAALQVLTAMAINSQRSRMKAVEAGAVSILIESLPEQTAERKSSCERMLCLLDVLCRCSEGRVAMADHAMGIPAISKKMLRVSQSATEKAVGILWSLCRFCPSERILKEMLEVGTVIKLLMLLQADCTPKTKWKATEMLRLHEKGETPAPQLKEDLCALSLFATFDKAQDCI